The Equus przewalskii isolate Varuska chromosome 5, EquPr2, whole genome shotgun sequence genome window below encodes:
- the FAM240C gene encoding protein FAM240C, whose protein sequence is MSPARIRVSSGRNGGEAPGDDIRGRPPRTSPIWLRNDLKKMSKNYTWKYPRRVGYDAGVLKTFWEKRIELHTKQQQSEDMRLRRSALDRLRSEWAQKLEKRNEMLQSSREAPQPSSLLGVQPVRAPDKTAA, encoded by the exons ATGTCACCAGCCCGTATAAGAGTGAGCAGCGGGCGAAACGGAGGCGAAGCTCCCGGAGACGACATCCGAGGACGCCCGCCCCGGACATCCCCGATCTGGCTGAGAAACGACTTAAAA AAAATGAGTAAAAACTACACTTGGAAGTATCCTAGAAGAGTAGGCTATGATGCTGGTGTGCTCAAGACGTTTTGGGAGAAAAGAATTGAGCTTCACACAAAACAGCAGCAAAGCGAGGACATGAGGCTCCGCCGGAGTGCCTTGGACAG GCTCCGCAGCGAGTGGGCTcagaagctggagaagagaaACGAGATGCTGCAGAGCTCGAGGGAGGCACCCCAGCCCTCGTCCCTGCTGGGAGTCCAGCCCGTCCGCGCCCCGGACAAGACTGCGGCCTGA